One Magnetovibrio sp. PR-2 genomic region harbors:
- a CDS encoding response regulator transcription factor: protein MGMQIRELTKQLHRAEVIEQCWNILAKACTREGLLFANMFWRGRVYTQYPPNFQTSLTHPHQHTVFTFGHGTKDVLNVTIGDGRQRNYSALNLDFDVWNEVVEALYHRLVEIGETQDLTPRELQCLHLIAQGNTSKDISEIIGISLPGVNFHVRNATHKLNAKSRTHAVALAMAAGIIGL, encoded by the coding sequence ATGGGAATGCAGATAAGAGAACTTACAAAGCAATTGCACCGAGCGGAAGTAATTGAGCAATGCTGGAATATATTGGCAAAAGCTTGCACGAGGGAGGGATTATTGTTCGCCAACATGTTCTGGCGCGGCAGGGTATATACACAGTATCCACCGAATTTTCAGACCAGCTTAACTCACCCTCACCAGCACACGGTTTTCACATTTGGGCACGGCACTAAAGATGTTTTGAATGTCACCATTGGTGATGGACGTCAGCGCAATTATTCAGCATTAAATCTCGATTTTGATGTTTGGAACGAAGTTGTTGAGGCCTTGTATCATCGTCTCGTTGAGATTGGTGAAACACAAGATTTAACACCGCGTGAACTGCAATGCTTGCACCTGATTGCTCAAGGCAACACCAGCAAAGACATTTCCGAAATCATCGGCATCTCTTTACCTGGTGTGAATTTTCACGTCCGCAATGCAACCCATAAACTCAATGCAAAAAGCCGAACACATGCTGTGGCACTTGCTATGGCCGCAGGGATTATTGGACTTTAG
- a CDS encoding caspase family protein, giving the protein MMRIGVILLVGLLAFPIAVQARSRGLSVELRTSETANAPLAKTVKLYQRSYALVIGNDDYTNGWPRLSNAVKDAQDVAEALGNMGFDVTLKTDLNSRQLVTVLEDFIYSKGADKEARLFLWYAGHGHTLNGEGYLVPTDAPRPKAGAKFKRKALSIRRFGEYMRDAESKHVFTIFDSCFAGTVFDSARAMPPEAITRATTFPVRQFLTSGDADQEVSDNGDFAELFIRAVKGDERADANGDGYVTASELGLFLTDRVTNLTRSRQTPKYGKLLDKDYDRGDFVFRLASASPSAPKVSLPSSPTGGGVNFDDLEQQADKLEESKREWSAWQKKMNKDYDKVIAYLDRDVPFDLKKAALERFVKGYDTDNPYSDQDDIIRSKLKHQLSQIYQNNKFVNADSTPKKMGDKRCYDVVEVAEINGKEIRQESTFCQQPDGSMVKVKNIK; this is encoded by the coding sequence ATGATGCGCATCGGGGTAATCTTACTGGTTGGTTTGTTGGCGTTTCCTATCGCTGTGCAGGCCAGATCGCGCGGCTTGTCCGTTGAGCTTCGCACATCCGAAACAGCAAACGCGCCTCTCGCAAAAACCGTCAAACTGTACCAACGTTCATACGCCTTGGTGATCGGCAACGATGACTACACCAACGGCTGGCCCCGCTTATCCAATGCCGTAAAAGATGCCCAGGATGTGGCGGAGGCTTTGGGTAATATGGGCTTTGACGTCACCCTCAAAACGGATTTGAATAGCCGTCAGTTGGTGACCGTGTTGGAAGATTTCATCTATTCCAAAGGCGCCGATAAAGAGGCCCGATTGTTTTTATGGTATGCGGGCCACGGCCATACTTTAAACGGAGAAGGCTATCTCGTCCCCACCGACGCCCCTCGCCCAAAGGCCGGGGCTAAATTTAAACGCAAAGCTTTATCCATCCGCCGATTTGGCGAGTACATGCGTGATGCCGAATCAAAACACGTGTTCACAATCTTTGATTCATGTTTTGCCGGAACCGTATTCGACAGCGCCCGCGCCATGCCGCCGGAAGCTATCACACGCGCGACGACTTTCCCGGTGCGACAATTTTTAACGTCCGGTGATGCTGACCAGGAAGTTTCCGACAATGGTGACTTTGCAGAACTTTTTATTCGTGCGGTGAAGGGGGATGAGCGCGCAGATGCAAACGGCGATGGGTATGTCACCGCCAGCGAGTTGGGTTTATTTTTGACGGACCGGGTCACCAACCTGACACGGTCCCGCCAAACACCCAAATACGGCAAGTTGTTAGATAAGGATTATGACCGGGGGGATTTCGTCTTTCGGTTAGCTTCGGCTTCACCGTCTGCACCAAAAGTTTCCCTACCGTCGTCGCCAACAGGCGGTGGAGTGAATTTTGATGATTTGGAACAACAGGCAGATAAGCTTGAGGAATCAAAACGCGAGTGGTCAGCCTGGCAGAAAAAGATGAACAAAGATTATGACAAAGTCATTGCCTACCTTGATCGTGACGTACCGTTTGATTTGAAAAAAGCAGCGTTAGAACGGTTTGTAAAGGGGTACGATACTGACAACCCCTATAGTGATCAGGATGACATTATTCGATCAAAACTGAAGCACCAACTCAGCCAGATATACCAAAACAACAAGTTCGTAAATGCTGATAGTACACCCAAAAAAATGGGCGATAAAAGGTGTTACGATGTTGTTGAAGTCGCTGAAATAAACGGTAAAGAGATAAGGCAAGAATCCACATTTTGCCAACAACCAGATGGATCTATGGTTAAGGTGAAGAATATTAAATAG
- a CDS encoding integrase core domain-containing protein, with the protein MAQPIQIYPGSPWENGFNGTLRREVLNREWFSTIKQVQVVINTWLKQYNHIRPHQALNMRQPVPEILLQAGT; encoded by the coding sequence GTGGCCCAACCCATCCAGATTTATCCGGGCAGTCCATGGGAAAATGGATTCAACGGAACGCTGCGGCGCGAAGTGCTGAATAGGGAATGGTTCTCAACCATCAAACAGGTCCAAGTGGTCATCAATACGTGGCTAAAACAGTACAATCACATACGCCCACATCAGGCACTCAACATGAGACAGCCAGTACCGGAAATTCTTTTACAAGCTGGTACATAA
- a CDS encoding OmpA family protein, with product MRNFYTGITAALVLGVLAFGQAVPVLASDEMEPQARVKSFNDIVRSLAPIAGQTEANGSVDLEIPFALNSAELLPGALAQLEALAAALETGELAAHRFQIIGHTDASGAAEYNRQLSAKRADAVKAFLTGEHKIAEDRLSTKGMGEDQLKNALSPEAADNRRVEVILIPLTGEDVDKTPLPSDGVEVRSDGTVKVQW from the coding sequence ATGCGTAATTTTTACACTGGAATAACAGCAGCCTTGGTGTTGGGTGTTTTGGCCTTTGGACAGGCCGTCCCCGTACTTGCGTCGGATGAGATGGAACCGCAAGCACGTGTGAAAAGCTTCAACGACATTGTACGTTCTCTCGCTCCCATCGCCGGTCAAACGGAAGCCAATGGATCTGTTGATTTGGAAATTCCGTTTGCTTTAAACAGCGCAGAGCTTTTGCCCGGTGCCTTGGCGCAGTTGGAGGCGCTGGCCGCAGCACTGGAAACGGGTGAATTGGCGGCGCATCGTTTTCAAATCATTGGTCATACGGACGCCAGTGGGGCTGCTGAATACAATCGTCAACTCTCCGCCAAACGCGCCGATGCGGTTAAGGCCTTCCTCACGGGCGAACATAAAATCGCCGAAGATCGCTTGAGCACAAAAGGCATGGGTGAGGATCAATTGAAAAACGCATTGAGCCCGGAAGCGGCTGACAATCGTCGGGTAGAGGTTATCCTTATCCCCTTAACCGGAGAAGACGTCGATAAAACGCCCCTTCCGTCCGACGGCGTAGAAGTCCGTTCGGATGGGACCGTGAAGGTTCAGTGGTGA
- a CDS encoding caspase family protein, protein MVVECLIYVCEMIYCNRYKKILLVAFIAFSISMSFVMGGVQANQNGDSNEGTANSIWDGNTSFYISGHNIFRFNYPFIEKWHWHSGQWRSSRYDLSSVISPHFEEPEKCELPGKSNGSQLYLLCQTDTQKLIFYINDYSMEVQEKVNLDRYCAGYYQMWFRVVKSHPVLKCMSGKASDKLILFTRYLELMNEYSAPISWLFTLDENLTKFISGWFSNQIMYEHKNDALLQTWLGGRAFGGGLAIYLNNDLVIEEGRFRFFVRDIHQPIRVPISPIFGKVLGAEFLGRHLVFKEDDVRNKYRVVMYDVTTKEESVVYSSYVRKRGNLYVDGIYHFASDSLIVTPDRPGSGSDFSVYKLGHTTPLLKVIGSDVFVGAKVDKNIRKLTYLQLFNLYEQHQYSQKLDMEEVEEVINKFFSPLPDWRTPPQCRTRPEIVNLSLLHSLVGSSFPDAFLFQAYSRPVDTFATIITNRQYLRLLNANADRFSSLAALMLKQRDKVLSTDKWQNKFNGFNPMETGLEQYREAGFPITTDSCLLNSNAVQGGLEYWMYSFWYRRYLDGSFERVSSILEAISTADGLANTVLANLEALSFNNTPPANENSVLTGALPANSSSDNISLLGTFHALVIGNNQYHGSGLAKLQTAVNDATEVGRVLNSRYGFDVTYLNNASRADIITSLDKYRSALGEGDSLLIYYAGHGWLDEQAERGYWLPVDASADNRVNWLSNADITDTLKALKAKRVMVVADSCYSGTLTRSATRGISVVQKDATFYDDLARKTARTVLSSGGLEPVDDSRGGKHSVFAKAFINALNDNTATMDGTQLFANVREQVRLNARQTPQYQNIRFAGHEVGGDFLFVKKQ, encoded by the coding sequence ATGGTTGTTGAATGCCTGATCTATGTGTGTGAAATGATTTATTGTAATCGTTATAAAAAAATACTTCTAGTAGCCTTTATTGCCTTTTCCATTTCAATGAGCTTTGTAATGGGGGGCGTGCAGGCAAATCAGAACGGTGACTCAAATGAGGGAACAGCAAATTCTATATGGGATGGCAATACCTCATTTTACATCTCTGGACACAATATATTTAGATTTAACTATCCCTTCATAGAAAAATGGCATTGGCACAGTGGGCAATGGAGGAGTTCCAGATATGATTTGAGCTCCGTTATCAGCCCGCATTTTGAGGAACCTGAAAAATGCGAGCTTCCAGGCAAGAGTAATGGCTCCCAACTGTATTTACTTTGTCAAACAGACACACAAAAACTTATTTTTTATATTAATGACTATTCGATGGAGGTGCAGGAAAAAGTTAACCTTGATAGGTATTGCGCTGGCTACTATCAGATGTGGTTTAGGGTTGTTAAAAGCCACCCAGTCTTAAAATGCATGTCAGGAAAAGCTTCGGATAAGCTTATTCTTTTTACCAGATATCTCGAACTCATGAACGAGTATAGTGCACCAATATCATGGTTGTTTACACTGGATGAAAACCTCACGAAATTTATATCCGGCTGGTTTTCAAATCAAATCATGTATGAGCATAAAAATGATGCTTTGCTTCAGACTTGGTTGGGGGGGCGTGCCTTCGGTGGTGGCTTGGCAATTTATCTAAACAACGACCTTGTTATTGAAGAAGGGCGTTTTAGGTTTTTTGTGCGCGATATTCATCAACCGATCCGGGTTCCAATCTCACCCATATTTGGAAAAGTGTTGGGAGCTGAATTCTTAGGCAGACATCTCGTTTTTAAGGAGGATGATGTCAGAAATAAATATAGGGTGGTGATGTATGATGTCACGACAAAAGAAGAAAGCGTCGTTTATTCTTCCTATGTCAGGAAGCGCGGTAATCTTTACGTGGACGGTATCTATCATTTTGCGTCTGACAGTTTGATTGTCACTCCTGACCGCCCCGGGTCTGGAAGCGACTTTTCAGTATATAAGCTGGGGCACACAACCCCGCTACTCAAGGTGATTGGCTCAGATGTTTTTGTGGGAGCAAAAGTAGACAAAAACATACGTAAGTTAACTTATTTACAGCTCTTCAATTTATATGAACAACATCAATATTCACAAAAATTAGATATGGAAGAAGTCGAAGAAGTCATAAACAAATTCTTTTCCCCACTACCTGATTGGCGAACGCCTCCCCAGTGTCGCACAAGACCGGAAATTGTAAATTTATCTTTATTGCATTCACTTGTAGGTAGCAGTTTCCCTGACGCATTCCTTTTTCAAGCGTATTCTCGTCCAGTTGATACGTTTGCGACGATTATCACAAATAGACAGTATCTTCGGTTGTTGAATGCTAATGCTGACCGTTTTTCATCACTGGCAGCGCTTATGTTGAAACAACGCGATAAAGTTCTGTCTACGGATAAATGGCAAAACAAATTCAACGGTTTTAATCCCATGGAGACTGGGCTTGAGCAATACCGGGAAGCTGGTTTCCCAATAACTACTGATTCCTGTCTATTAAATTCGAATGCTGTCCAAGGTGGGCTGGAATACTGGATGTATTCCTTCTGGTACCGTCGTTACCTCGATGGAAGCTTTGAACGTGTTTCTTCTATTTTAGAAGCTATATCGACTGCAGACGGGTTGGCAAACACTGTTTTAGCCAATCTCGAAGCCTTATCTTTTAACAATACACCTCCTGCCAACGAAAATTCTGTGTTAACTGGAGCGCTTCCCGCAAATTCAAGCTCTGATAATATTTCCCTCCTCGGCACATTCCATGCCTTAGTCATCGGAAACAACCAATATCATGGTTCTGGATTGGCAAAATTACAAACGGCAGTCAATGATGCGACAGAGGTTGGGCGTGTCTTAAACAGTCGGTATGGCTTTGACGTCACCTACCTGAATAACGCCAGCCGGGCGGATATCATTACGTCTTTGGATAAGTATCGATCAGCTTTAGGTGAGGGTGATAGTCTTCTCATCTATTATGCAGGTCATGGCTGGCTTGATGAGCAGGCAGAGCGCGGATATTGGCTGCCTGTTGATGCCAGCGCAGACAACCGGGTCAACTGGCTATCAAATGCAGACATAACAGATACACTCAAGGCTCTGAAAGCTAAGCGGGTGATGGTTGTAGCTGATAGTTGTTATTCAGGAACATTAACGAGAAGTGCAACACGCGGCATATCTGTTGTGCAAAAAGATGCTACTTTTTACGATGACCTAGCCAGAAAAACCGCACGGACAGTTCTCAGTTCCGGTGGGCTTGAACCCGTTGACGATAGCCGTGGAGGGAAACACTCCGTGTTTGCCAAGGCCTTTATTAATGCCTTGAATGACAACACAGCAACAATGGACGGCACGCAGCTCTTCGCCAATGTCCGAGAACAAGTCCGCCTCAACGCACGCCAAACCCCCCAATATCAAAACATCCGCTTTGCTGGGCACGAAGTCGGCGGCGACTTCTTGTTTGTAAAGAAACAATGA
- a CDS encoding trypsin-like serine peptidase — protein sequence MHWGSGFSALFLMAIAWSFSPVSDAHATDLNDVLREDAPGIGGSQASVSTQNPDAALAVVAQKYQGAVGLVTGIGAKGKRIPIGTAWAVGPSRFVTNAHVTESVKKILEAGIDVYVLLNRSRTAKLKVISFSQHPKYDEIRVKKTGAKAFGNTYDVAFIEVAGKTDTYFPVAHEKELRSITPGYRVAYLGFPMEGLANGNVDVSNPLATMQSGIVSSMSDYYFGDSGFKNNVIIRHNLPLSGGASGSPLFNVRGEVIGVISAGNMSRSIEIDAKTKDVRLGRTPSAAMVNFAQRIDLVHEIPGFRAPQSRPATSKGAGDKGFKW from the coding sequence ATGCATTGGGGAAGCGGTTTCAGCGCACTTTTTCTTATGGCTATAGCTTGGTCATTCTCGCCTGTTTCAGATGCACATGCGACAGACTTAAATGACGTACTCCGTGAAGACGCACCCGGTATAGGCGGCTCTCAGGCATCGGTTTCCACTCAAAATCCCGATGCTGCTTTGGCCGTGGTTGCGCAAAAATATCAAGGCGCTGTTGGCCTCGTAACGGGAATTGGCGCGAAAGGAAAACGCATCCCGATCGGCACCGCCTGGGCCGTGGGGCCGAGCCGCTTTGTAACCAACGCGCACGTTACGGAATCCGTCAAGAAAATCCTAGAGGCTGGCATTGATGTTTATGTCTTGCTGAATCGTTCGCGAACAGCAAAATTAAAAGTTATCTCTTTTTCTCAACATCCCAAATATGACGAAATACGTGTCAAAAAAACGGGGGCGAAGGCATTCGGCAACACTTACGATGTTGCGTTCATAGAGGTGGCTGGCAAAACCGACACCTATTTCCCCGTAGCCCATGAAAAGGAATTGCGTAGCATAACACCGGGATACCGCGTGGCCTATTTGGGCTTTCCAATGGAGGGTCTGGCCAACGGAAATGTAGACGTCTCGAACCCTTTGGCCACCATGCAGTCTGGCATTGTTTCATCTATGAGTGATTATTATTTTGGTGACAGTGGTTTTAAGAACAATGTCATCATTCGCCACAACCTTCCCCTTTCTGGCGGGGCGAGCGGAAGTCCACTGTTCAACGTACGTGGAGAAGTCATCGGCGTGATCTCAGCAGGGAATATGTCACGTTCTATTGAAATCGACGCCAAAACCAAGGATGTCCGGCTAGGCCGCACACCAAGCGCTGCCATGGTGAACTTTGCGCAACGCATCGATTTGGTGCATGAAATTCCGGGATTTAGGGCTCCTCAAAGTCGACCCGCCACCTCAAAAGGCGCTGGAGATAAAGGTTTCAAGTGGTAA
- a CDS encoding lytic transglycosylase domain-containing protein — MKQVLSVKAFLVGAALCIGMSLMTSGEAFAATRSEIKQMVIEEAKESRVPPALALAVAKIESDFQERALSTAGARGVMQIMPQTAQGVFGVHKDDLWDPRLNIQLGIEYLEQLYDQYGGRWDLALSHYNGGTLKGGKGAHATPHSYTRKYVASVMKWHQRYDEQAQVWQVASAYPAQDDWELSQTQTRMEELEQTRKVIVRELADREFDNRYKPWRAAQNGTLHRPWRKQSAWTDNRTDFDRSDFNKRLRAVRGTLDDFTPKEIWTEGS; from the coding sequence ATGAAACAGGTTTTGTCCGTTAAAGCTTTTCTTGTCGGAGCCGCTCTTTGTATAGGCATGTCGTTGATGACCTCTGGAGAGGCATTTGCAGCGACACGTTCAGAGATCAAGCAGATGGTGATTGAAGAGGCTAAAGAGAGCCGCGTCCCTCCTGCTTTGGCCTTGGCCGTCGCCAAGATTGAATCCGACTTCCAGGAACGTGCATTGTCGACCGCTGGCGCACGTGGCGTCATGCAGATTATGCCTCAAACAGCACAGGGTGTGTTTGGCGTCCACAAAGACGACCTTTGGGACCCGCGCCTAAACATTCAATTGGGGATCGAGTATCTCGAACAACTTTACGATCAATACGGCGGCCGCTGGGATTTAGCCTTGTCGCATTATAACGGTGGAACGCTCAAAGGCGGCAAAGGCGCACATGCAACACCGCACAGCTATACTCGAAAGTACGTCGCCAGCGTCATGAAATGGCACCAGCGTTATGACGAACAAGCCCAAGTCTGGCAGGTTGCATCTGCATACCCCGCGCAGGATGACTGGGAACTGTCACAAACACAAACACGTATGGAGGAGTTAGAGCAAACCCGCAAGGTTATCGTACGTGAGTTGGCCGACCGTGAATTCGACAACCGCTACAAACCTTGGCGTGCTGCTCAAAATGGTACTCTGCATCGTCCCTGGCGTAAACAGAGTGCCTGGACAGATAATCGCACAGATTTTGACAGATCTGATTTCAACAAACGCTTGAGAGCTGTTCGCGGCACGTTAGACGACTTTACGCCGAAGGAGATTTGGACGGAGGGTAGTTAG
- a CDS encoding SUMF1/EgtB/PvdO family nonheme iron enzyme produces the protein MHRFVVLCVTILLVSLTVTALATDSRGLSIELRASTAANAPIAQTVQLYSKSYALVIGNDDYTNGWPRLSNAVKDARLVAEALEKRGFLVQFEQDLDAQALKRVMEDFFIDRGADPNARLFVWYAGHGHTERGNGYLVPADGPLPQANTKGFRRKAVSMREIGAMVREADAKHVMAVFDSCFAGTVFEAARAAPPPAITRVTTEPVRQFLTSGDAGQTVSDDGKFRRLFIEALEGKRAADANGDGYLTASELGLHLTDSVSNYTYNKQTPRYGKLRDPDYDRGDFVFRFASVSPSAPKVALPASPTGGGLSFDDLNQQADKLEASKREWGAWQKKMNKDYDKVVAYLGRDVTFDLKKAALERFVKGYETDNPYSDSDESLRQNAKRQLAALVPPKRPKPTSPVRKTGGGNNAGEVFQDCPDCPEMVIVPAGSFRMGDLNGDGESNESPVHTVNIGYSFAVGKYEVTFGEWDACVRDGGCEGGGDAKNKRPAHDEGWGRGSRPVTNVSWNDAQKYVKWLSRKTGKRYRLLSESEWEYVARAGTHTKYHWGNVIGKNNANCDGCGSRWDNARTAPVGSFQPNAFGLHDTLGNVWEWIQDCYVDNYRSVPTDGRAMEKKGSCDRVGRGGGWSISPSEFNSAYRGWLNPKTRFSGIGIRLARDL, from the coding sequence ATGCACCGATTTGTTGTTTTATGTGTAACGATTTTGTTGGTTTCGCTAACCGTCACAGCTCTGGCAACGGACTCTCGTGGTCTGTCGATAGAACTCCGTGCCTCGACGGCTGCCAATGCCCCCATTGCCCAAACTGTGCAGCTCTATTCCAAATCCTATGCCTTGGTTATCGGTAACGATGACTACACCAACGGTTGGCCACGTTTGTCCAATGCGGTGAAGGATGCGCGTTTGGTAGCAGAGGCTTTGGAAAAGCGCGGTTTCCTTGTTCAGTTTGAACAGGACTTGGATGCCCAGGCCTTGAAACGGGTGATGGAGGACTTTTTCATCGACCGCGGTGCAGACCCGAACGCACGTCTGTTCGTCTGGTATGCCGGGCATGGACACACGGAACGGGGCAATGGCTATTTGGTGCCTGCTGACGGACCATTGCCTCAGGCCAATACCAAGGGTTTCCGGCGCAAGGCCGTATCCATGCGCGAAATCGGGGCCATGGTGCGTGAAGCCGACGCCAAGCATGTCATGGCGGTGTTTGACAGTTGCTTTGCCGGCACCGTGTTCGAAGCCGCCCGCGCCGCGCCACCGCCCGCCATCACGCGGGTGACGACTGAGCCCGTGCGTCAATTTTTGACATCGGGCGACGCCGGACAAACGGTATCGGACGACGGCAAGTTCCGCCGTCTGTTTATTGAGGCCTTGGAAGGCAAACGCGCTGCCGACGCCAACGGCGACGGTTATTTGACCGCCAGTGAATTGGGCCTGCACCTCACCGACAGCGTGTCCAACTACACCTACAACAAACAAACGCCCCGCTACGGCAAACTGCGGGACCCCGACTATGACCGGGGGGATTTTGTATTTCGTTTCGCATCCGTCTCGCCGTCCGCTCCAAAGGTGGCCTTGCCTGCGTCACCAACAGGAGGTGGGTTGAGTTTCGATGATTTGAATCAACAAGCCGACAAGCTAGAAGCCTCCAAACGAGAATGGGGCGCTTGGCAAAAGAAGATGAACAAGGATTACGACAAAGTCGTCGCCTATCTTGGTCGTGATGTGACGTTTGATTTAAAAAAGGCTGCGTTGGAACGGTTCGTGAAGGGGTATGAGACGGATAACCCTTACAGCGACAGCGACGAATCCCTGCGCCAAAATGCCAAGCGCCAACTGGCGGCCCTAGTTCCACCGAAGCGTCCCAAACCGACCTCTCCGGTTCGCAAAACCGGGGGCGGTAACAACGCTGGCGAGGTTTTTCAGGACTGCCCAGACTGTCCTGAAATGGTGATTGTTCCTGCTGGCAGTTTCCGTATGGGTGATTTGAATGGTGATGGCGAAAGCAATGAAAGTCCCGTGCACACGGTAAACATTGGTTACAGTTTTGCGGTTGGGAAGTACGAAGTGACGTTTGGCGAGTGGGACGCTTGTGTGAGGGACGGCGGTTGTGAAGGTGGCGGAGACGCAAAGAACAAGCGCCCCGCGCATGATGAAGGCTGGGGCCGAGGTTCCCGTCCGGTAACTAATGTGAGTTGGAACGATGCGCAGAAGTATGTGAAGTGGTTAAGCCGGAAGACAGGCAAGCGTTACCGTCTTCTCTCTGAATCGGAATGGGAATATGTTGCTCGAGCTGGAACGCATACCAAATATCATTGGGGCAACGTCATTGGTAAAAACAATGCTAATTGTGACGGTTGCGGCAGCCGCTGGGACAATGCCAGAACAGCTCCTGTTGGTAGTTTTCAACCTAATGCGTTTGGCCTACACGACACTTTGGGAAATGTCTGGGAATGGATTCAGGACTGCTACGTTGACAATTATAGAAGTGTACCAACTGATGGTAGAGCTATGGAGAAAAAAGGATCGTGTGATCGTGTTGGTCGTGGGGGTGGGTGGAGTATCTCTCCATCGGAATTTAATTCGGCCTATCGTGGTTGGCTTAACCCTAAAACACGGTTTAGCGGCATAGGCATCCGTCTCGCCAGAGACCTATGA
- a CDS encoding caspase family protein, which yields MAFALLAPLSAIAETGRGLEIRLKASEKKNAPYSGTMQLYGDSHALVIGIDRYVGGWPRLKNAVSDARAVAAALKNQGFNVTLKTDLKSDELSKILKEFFAIKGADPEARLFFWYAGHGHTINNEGYLVPADAPADTSPAFKVAALPMRDFGSLMRLSESKHVLSVFDSCFSGTIFQARSGAAPKAITQKTSRPVRQFITAGDAGQYVRDDGSFREYFIRAITGDEDSDFNNDGYVTGEELGLFLNQQITSLTTAAQTPQVGKLHDVRFNQGDFVFALPEEKSSAHLQSVPAQFNPEVVFWQSIQNSKTGEDYCAYLSTYKDGSFAALAKARAKQFYGTCLTGEKKQTASLSPSIPVERPPAIPSNSTFQSLNQTMYTAKNSRVRETPSGKQISTLLAGNKTKVIGKTEHRGEDWYKVRLQNGTEGFIYGSLLTESYQAPRSNDRQEIGRVTETYPKYGYLVFRDMTGRANGMSKIYAQISAGNVVELSIEKRVGNLVSAIPKKGMDGIRVGTKIVK from the coding sequence GTGGCATTCGCGTTGTTGGCGCCGTTGAGTGCCATTGCTGAAACGGGCCGTGGTCTTGAAATCCGTTTAAAAGCTTCAGAGAAGAAAAACGCCCCTTATTCGGGGACTATGCAGCTTTATGGGGACTCGCACGCACTTGTCATTGGGATTGATCGGTACGTTGGAGGCTGGCCTCGCCTAAAGAATGCTGTCTCAGACGCACGTGCCGTCGCAGCTGCACTAAAAAATCAGGGGTTTAACGTAACGCTTAAGACTGATCTAAAGTCAGATGAATTGAGCAAAATATTAAAAGAATTTTTTGCCATCAAAGGTGCAGATCCAGAAGCTCGCCTGTTCTTTTGGTATGCAGGCCACGGACATACCATTAATAATGAAGGTTACTTGGTTCCTGCCGATGCCCCTGCAGATACGAGTCCTGCTTTTAAAGTTGCAGCTCTACCCATGCGAGATTTCGGATCATTAATGCGTTTATCGGAATCTAAACACGTATTATCTGTTTTTGATTCCTGTTTTTCTGGAACCATTTTCCAAGCTCGCTCAGGCGCGGCGCCAAAAGCTATTACCCAGAAAACTTCCCGACCTGTCCGGCAATTTATTACCGCAGGGGATGCCGGTCAGTATGTGCGGGACGATGGTAGTTTTCGTGAATATTTTATCCGTGCAATAACTGGGGATGAGGATTCCGATTTTAATAATGACGGCTATGTCACAGGTGAAGAACTCGGCCTGTTTTTGAACCAACAAATCACCTCCCTGACGACAGCGGCACAAACCCCGCAAGTCGGCAAACTTCATGACGTGCGTTTTAACCAAGGTGATTTTGTTTTTGCTTTGCCAGAAGAAAAAAGCTCTGCGCACCTGCAATCTGTTCCAGCGCAATTCAATCCTGAAGTTGTTTTCTGGCAATCGATCCAGAACAGTAAAACTGGTGAGGACTACTGTGCTTATCTGAGCACCTATAAGGACGGTAGTTTTGCGGCACTTGCTAAAGCACGTGCCAAACAGTTCTACGGGACTTGTTTGACCGGGGAAAAAAAACAAACGGCTTCATTATCACCGTCAATTCCTGTCGAACGTCCTCCTGCTATTCCCTCTAACTCCACCTTTCAAAGTTTAAACCAGACCATGTATACGGCGAAGAATTCACGTGTTCGTGAGACCCCTTCAGGTAAGCAGATAAGCACTTTGCTTGCAGGTAACAAAACTAAAGTTATAGGTAAAACTGAACATCGGGGAGAGGATTGGTACAAAGTCCGTTTGCAGAATGGGACTGAGGGTTTCATCTATGGGTCTTTATTGACGGAAAGCTATCAGGCCCCGCGAAGTAATGATCGTCAAGAAATCGGTCGTGTAACTGAAACTTATCCTAAATACGGGTATCTAGTCTTTAGAGATATGACAGGTCGTGCAAATGGGATGAGCAAAATTTATGCGCAGATATCAGCGGGTAATGTTGTAGAGCTTTCCATTGAAAAGCGGGTGGGTAACTTGGTGTCAGCCATTCCGAAAAAAGGGATGGATGGAATTCGCGTTGGAACGAAAATTGTAAAATAG